One genomic segment of Camelus ferus isolate YT-003-E chromosome 19, BCGSAC_Cfer_1.0, whole genome shotgun sequence includes these proteins:
- the BANF2 gene encoding barrier-to-autointegration factor-like protein, which yields MDHMSPRLRAFLSEPIGEKDVAWVDGVSHELAINLVTKGFNKAYILLGQFLLMHKNEAEFQKWLICCCGATEYEAQESSNCLKEWCSCFL from the exons ATGGATCACATGTCTCCCAGACTGAGAGCCTTCCTCTCTGAACCCATCGGAGAAAAGGATGTTGCCTGGGTAGACGGGGTCAGCCACGAGCTTGCAATCAATTTGGTCACCAAAGGTTTCAACAAG GCCTACATCCTGTTGGGACAGTTCCTTCTGATGCACAAGAACGAAGCCGAGTTTCAGAAGTGGCTCATTTGCTGCTGCGGCGCCACCGAGTACGAGGCCCAGGAGAGCTCGAACTGCCTGAAGGAGTGGTGCTCCTGCTTCCTGTAG